In the genome of Vespa crabro chromosome 1, iyVesCrab1.2, whole genome shotgun sequence, the window taaaattttaatccgagataatttttgtatattttatgtaaaatttctctattttttattaatattcacgatcgaatacaaaaaaagtggggttgtataatttttaatatttgatgaacatacataaatatatagataatatacaaTGGATAATTATTGCATTGTTATCAATaaacgaaatttatattaaaataaataataaaagatttataaaattggTCTAATAATTTGTTGATAAGATATTGTAATACTTTTTCACCatgattttaaatgatatgtaATAGGACCCCaccaaaataaattaaaaatataacataatgcTTTCAggtacttttgttattattcactaaagatatataaagtatttaaataatttattatattatttccataaaattattagatcaaattttaaattaactcATGTATAATgttgaaattaattacatatacaaACGTTCGCGTGTATTCTGTAATCAGTTTACTGTATACCTATTGTACATAAGATTTAGTAATATGTAAACGAATTAAGGCtactaatataaaaataattacttatttatcAATAGAAGTAATATGATTTATAGCAATAGAATGTTCCTACGCACACTGAATGTAACTGTCTTCAAGATGATAACATGTTCAACTATAAGATCTATGTTATAACGACCTGATCAGAGATATTTCAGTACAAAAAGTTTAGAAATCAAGTTTActcgattttaatataatgtgTTTGTGTCTGAATGTAAAATTGTGAatcatctataaaaaaaaaatgaaaatatcaattaattcaaCTAGCActtatatgtttttatatatttctttttcgtgtaaaatatagaatatatgtgtaagctttaatatttactaaagattataattttggtttattatgtttaaaaattatatataaataaaattaaaatttaaattctctccattaatttataaaaattaattataggtAGAAACATATTAAGaagatatgtaatattataaacatggatattttatttatatatacatatacaaacatacacagtTTATTATTTACGAATAATGCTGTTAAAATGGTATGAGGCAGATATGTTTCAAGCAacttattttatctctttgtaAAATGTAAAGATACAGTATTCATAGTATTGTTTTATTCATGAAAAAAACTTTTAACAAATTCTATTAGAGcgtatcaattttatatgatgacaaaaaatataaaacataacaATATTCAAGAATATTACACCATTTCTGCAAATTTATAATTCCTTCAATAGTGGGAGGacttatataattgtttttatttttttttatcattattatcattgctttctatttatattaatacttatCATACCTTTAAAATATGCTATAGGGAACGTATCACTGCGCAAAGAAATGTACAGTGATATATATGTCattataatagattttatttgaatacACTGTATGCTGTCACATACTAAGAAATACATGAAGCAAGTAAAAAAATGTGATTATTGCGATTCATAAGCGCACGACAtggtaataatttatatgctAAATAAAACCGATATAATGATGTTTTATGAAAATTGGACgtgattgaaatattaaaattacataaaaaatcaaacgaaatttTTTCGCACATTCGCATCAATCAACTTATGCACCTATTTGCTATGATCACAGTtacattcataatattataagttattatattatatatgaccGTTGTGTCTTTATCATCATAttactgtatatatgtacattttagTTATAAATAGGTATatgttcatttaaatataatgaggTTTTAAAAGCTTATGACTAGCAGAACCTCTAATTTTTTAGTCACGACCACTATCACTATCAGGGTGTCTTTATAGTCAtcacaaagaaaaattttttatagaattagaattctatattttatctattataatgtaaaattctgcttaaaatttcaaataaattgttaaattcttaaaataattttcaatcattaatttaattgtattttaacattaaaatattgtatatagtaGCGGTCGTGCCTAATGCATAAAAGCGAAAGTAAAACAAGTGTAGCTATTatgcaaaattaataatatgtaatggTAATGCATAATAATTAGCATGATGATAAAACTAACGGAGATTTGGGGGTGTGCGAGCCCCAACGGGGTTCAGATCGAAAATGGGGAGACGAACGTAAAAAGTTGCCGGTCGTCAATATTGTGAAAATGCGAAGCTTTTTCACAGGCGTCCAGAAGTCGCTGCGCTGGCCGGACCAGAAATAAAAAGCAGTCGGGCTGGTTTGTCAATGGCATTATGAGTGGTAATACTATCACGAGTCTATGCAAACGAAGCTTTAAACAGTGACTTCGCAAGCAATATCactaaattataatttcaaaatcatATACTATGCCTTTTCTTTAATACACTGTACATACGACAccatttaattaatctttttttgcaTTCATTCAAAGCACATCACTTTCACTTCTTCTTAATCAATTTACTCAAGAATCtcattaatatcaatagaagGGCTAAGTCTGAATAGTATGCACACACATTCTCGGAACCAAACCTTTTCTATCACCTCTTGCACACAATAAccatttattatcaatttctaATATAACTTTCAATCTTTCACCTTCTGCAAATGACAGATGCCCATTATTCGATGGTACCCTATTTGTAACTGTGCGAACCTCTCTGGAATCGAGATGGACGTAGCGTTATTTTACTAatctagagaaagaaaaatatacaaaagtaagataaaactgaaaaaaaaagaagcgataaataaatgataaaaagaaattgcaaaCAAAACATATTATAAGCTGATAATTgaatattaagataaaattttcataaatatattatatcaataaactTTGTCTGCCTTTagcaaaaaatattacattttaatataataacatgcTATACTTTTGCCATTACGTGCatcaaatttaaatagaaagaaaggaatatgTATCATAAACTAAACtactttttgtttatataactttgtgttttatgtacatataaactTTGTGATTCAATATTAAATCAGTACTCtctaaattaaaaatagtgtatggaaaaaaacattcaaaaataaaaattaaatcaaaatatgtatatatatgtagaataaTTCTACCTACTTTAGCGGTTGTTTCCTTGGAGGATTACGTGTAATTGTATTTGGCCTTGGTAGAGATGTGGAAGCAGCTCGTCTTTGAGGAGATAGGagattcttctctttcgacaTAACTCCATAGGATTTATAAGGTAAAGAGCTAGGTCGTGACAAATGAGCCCGCGACGTTCCGACTATGTCTTGATCTACACGACTCGTACGTCGTGTTTCTTGTATACTTTTCCCCCTTGTTTCTATTGGTTTCATTAATACTGTTTTGGTAGTTGATAATGTAACCGGCTTTTTCAAAGAAGGTATTCCAGAGATAGGAGACTTAACAGTTTTTACAGATCCTATTGCTACATTTGGTTGTTTAATAGGTGATGTTAAAAGTCGTGGTATTTTTGATTTTCCCAAATTCGCAGGTGTTCGCATAGGCGATAAGGGTAATGCCGTTCCCGGTTGGTTTTTTCCAGTTTCTTCTTTCCCAATCATCAATTCCCATTTTTCTTGTAGTTTCCTAAATTTAGTTTCTCCGGTAATCGTATCTTCATCGTCCATTTTAGAATCTGGACTTAATGATTTAATAGGAATCATTTGTTTTGTTGCCCCTCTATTCAATGGAGAATGTTCAAGGCTATCAGTATAATCTTCGGAATCTTCGGAAGCTAATTTTTCTAAACCATGCAATACTTTTGTCCCGACAGTGTTGTTAAAACGTTTCTTTACAACATTTTCAAGATCAGTTTTATGTGCAATGATAGActtatcgtcataatcattataaacaTTAACGCAAGACCGTGGACGTATTTTTCTTGGACTTAATACAGTTCCACAATTATCTGCTTTTTCAAAATGATGATCTTTTTGAAGTAAATCAACATTTCTAAAATTTAGTCcctggaatatatatataaaaaaatttccatgTAATTGTTCATCATGAGAGGTAATtgacaattatttaattatacttacatctatattataattgttcatATTACCGAAACTATTATGTAATTGTCGATATTGGTATAAAAGATCAAGCTGAAATGGGCAAAATGCTAGAGGAtgtaaaatatctaataaattatcaaCAACTTCTCGAACGTCGGTATTTGCTAATGCTCCGGTAAATAaactattactgttataatgtCTCCGTAAAATCGATTCTCTTGTACATAAATATGCAAACCAAGCATCCAAAGCTCGcaaactaaaaaaagaaaaaatataatatacattttcaattcaatttaatgcataagaaagatataaatataataatataaataaggtgcacaattatagattttttaataacattatgttAGTCTAAAAACTCACTTCAACAGACCAAATACAAATGCATGAAATTTAAGCATTCCCTCAGTAATAATATCTTCGCCATTAATCTTTTGAACTAACTCGTTCAATGTTTTTGTAAGTGGCCCTTGCTGAGCAGAAGCCTCAACAACTTGCCATACACTGTTTGCTATTGGACCAAAAGTAGACTGCAAATGTGATTTTAGACCATCTGACATTATAGCATACAAAGTTGGGCAGAGATTACTCAAACAAAGTTGTGcacattcatttttatcattataattttgcCGACCATTAGTAGGTTCAGCATTCCAATATTTGAGTAGTAAGTCAACAGCTTTGCTTGTGGATGATATCATatctgtaataaaataaaaaaaagtttaattactatatatataaatgtaaaactGTATGAATatggataaattaaatatattaaaataacaaacaaaaattaatattaacatacttcgtttttcttctaaatCCACTTTGTTCTCAGTATTGATTTCTTTGTTTAGATCCTGAAAACATCTATCTTTATTGTGCTCATTCGTCGGGGCATTTGCATTATTTGgctataattaaatacaatatatgaatatatttaaaaaacaaaaatatatttaatatattttggtaatatatataaagaaaatattacctTTTCATCtgaatatcgttttttttcgtGTAAAGCAAAACTGACAGTCTTTTTTTGTGATTCAGCCATATCAATGTTTTTGACTACATCTTTATTCATTCTAAGTGCTAAAAATTTTCTCACGTACGATCTTAATTTAACTTCGGGATCTTCATTATCTCCTTCGCTACTTTCTGACGATAAACCACTacgttttaaaaattcttctaaTTGCTTTATATCATCTTCACTATTTTGAGAAGTTTCATAATCTACGTTCGTATTATTAACAACTTCATTCAGTCtctctaaaataaaattagtagCTTCTCAACAagttttaaatactttttattaaactatgaatataaatatgtcaGAAGTAAAAATacacaaaataaattttctttacctgtattacatttttcttctgtttcgtCAACATctttttctgaatcgataatTCTCCCGCGGCATAATAGTTGTAaatcattattcatataatatggTTCTTGTAACGACATTCTTTTATTTGGTTCAGGACACTgatcttctacttcttccacTCCTCCCATTTCAAACATACTATATCTCTTACTTGTGGGaactttattctttcttaagATACTTCTTGGTAAAGGAGGTCTTGGTGGCACTTTGCCATTGCAGCAATCAGATTCTCTATCTCCATAAGGTAATGAAATGGACCGTTTAGGTAAATTAGGATAGGTTTGCTTTGCTTGATTAACAGTTCTAtgaattttcttatcgttgCTCACTAAACTTGCTTCAGAACTAATGCTATCATAGCGATACAGGTATAATGGATTAGCTACATTATTAGGAAGTAGCTGTTGATTTGTAGAGGAATCCGTCAAGATCGTAGATGAGCCTCGATATCCAGAAGATGGCTGCGTAGCAGTACTACTAGTTGAGGAAGTATTATTTGGTATAAGTTCACTTATTGGTCTTGTTTTATGTCGCATTGGGGGAGATAAACAAAACAATGGTTTTTTAGTTTgttcattgatattgatatgcTCCGAAACTTCTGGCAC includes:
- the LOC124433140 gene encoding uncharacterized protein LOC124433140 isoform X3; the encoded protein is MMIVLLLCVIMKIAEFSAGRVSPSLQPSRRRQRPRKRPPPSPPLRQQHEQQQSPSLSCRKRQDWNYYRVPCDKCMYFLQKQCAGKGAAVMEDPQTPGSDCNSNPATDSMQQDLIGSDFIQDNVEYQWCTDYGYKDGGLHVHPSVLSSLSASYSREDVGYYDDLSRNLDANLAEIDMESFRSADIHTLLTALPVMCTDPVQHSEFNYQRERYASISGSVMEKLDIGSSISPHTSSQGEESACSTTDTMSICKSSLLFSPVKETPVLPPAGSYSVDSLDCEDMLLTCQANNKNNYTIAFEGSITMYSDSSPDFENQEKPETYEVPETYYKKKGLRRTILDSSMVCSDSKIYTTWSNLKHSSMNKVITRHPSGNNNTIPNFLHGTGNTTISMNKRSQSLPDLTRIQESPTNIHLNFSVDSAESNNHPLQSHNSGSAMSRSVNDENSDGSGNISSGKKLQNLSLVKLFMKQKSMSAEGMSLTLDQSDSISDSGWPTSNSASDSGTNTNTQIQRKNINTCTRPLPEKDFSINWVRSDCYNNKEVNSLKDKLADIPNTFTSNKENKDDMISSASVEELSESITKSELVHDSDIEQIDFEISQDDLECHSKHLRVFQENKSVISKTTGIQAMVETEDNEVQTSLIYKVPAERDSPSIRETIVNKRPVYVVYPNYTLPDLSFLNIKDTKLDNVALKPQCYDKSKPGWKHSNRCNRPFSCNDIDALKQRGFSHVKDWESLTFLLPTEYKKILHDVPEVSEHININEQTKKPLFCLSPPMRHKTRPISELIPNNTSSTSSTATQPSSGYRGSSTILTDSSTNQQLLPNNVANPLYLYRYDSISSEASLVSNDKKIHRTVNQAKQTYPNLPKRSISLPYGDRESDCCNGKVPPRPPLPRSILRKNKVPTSKRYSMFEMGGVEEVEDQCPEPNKRMSLQEPYYMNNDLQLLCRGRIIDSEKDVDETEEKCNTERLNEVVNNTNVDYETSQNSEDDIKQLEEFLKRSGLSSESSEGDNEDPEVKLRSYVRKFLALRMNKDVVKNIDMAESQKKTVSFALHEKKRYSDEKPNNANAPTNEHNKDRCFQDLNKEINTENKVDLEEKRNMISSTSKAVDLLLKYWNAEPTNGRQNYNDKNECAQLCLSNLCPTLYAIMSDGLKSHLQSTFGPIANSVWQVVEASAQQGPLTKTLNELVQKINGEDIITEGMLKFHAFVFGLLNLRALDAWFAYLCTRESILRRHYNSNSLFTGALANTDVREVVDNLLDILHPLAFCPFQLDLLYQYRQLHNSFGNMNNYNIDGLNFRNVDLLQKDHHFEKADNCGTVLSPRKIRPRSCVNVYNDYDDKSIIAHKTDLENVVKKRFNNTVGTKVLHGLEKLASEDSEDYTDSLEHSPLNRGATKQMIPIKSLSPDSKMDDEDTITGETKFRKLQEKWELMIGKEETGKNQPGTALPLSPMRTPANLGKSKIPRLLTSPIKQPNVAIGSVKTVKSPISGIPSLKKPVTLSTTKTVLMKPIETRGKSIQETRRTSRVDQDIVGTSRAHLSRPSSLPYKSYGVMSKEKNLLSPQRRAASTSLPRPNTITRNPPRKQPLKLVK